The region actggGATGAGAGTTACTAACATGGTGATTTTACACCAGACCTCAGATATGatgacatgaaagaaaaaagatggaagacaGTTAGTCTAAAACATCTGTGCAAAAATTGAAAGGCAGAAATACCTAAATGTTCAGCAGATAGAAAACCAGTTCAATTGACAAAAAACTCAAAACTTGACCATAAAAGTGCTCAGAATGGTACTAAAACTGAAAATAGGAACACCGGTGACTTAGATTGTGTTCCTTGTAGAGCAGAGGCAGAACAAGGAATTTGAGATCATGTGGGTATATTTGGGAAATGAACCCAAGAAGTGTTGTGGGGAACTTGGGAAATGAtccagggaagaaaggagaatgaATAGCGGGTGAGTTAATAACCAGCATACCTCTGAAGGCAGCTGGAGTTGGATCCCCTGAGGACCTCTGGAAGACAGGCCCGCTAGAGCCCCCACTAGAGGGGAGATAATCTAGGACAATTATCCACCACCACCCATTTTTTGGTTGAGTGTGGTTCCCAAAGGTTTAAACTCTCCAGCCCCCAAGCTTGTTCCTTTATCCAGAGAAAGTCCTCCGGCAGAAAGCTCAGGTGCTTGCTCTAAGAAACCCTCTTCCTCTATTAGAATGCAGAATGCTGGGGAGTTGGGGGTGGAGTCCTTGAAATCATCTGCCATAGTCTTCTCTCTCTGCAAAGaagaacaaccaaaaaattgACAGGTGGATGacaattcaagaagaaaaaataatgagacATGATACTCATACATTAGTATGTCTGGAAAAAGATTTATTAAAAGGTGTAGTAATATCTGCATGTAAGAAATCATGACAGAAAGCAAATGTTTCAACTGGGGAGACATGGCAGTAGATCTATGTCAGAGAACATTCAAACTTGTGTTTATTTGGTACAGGAATAGTaacagggagggggtggggacagTATATTTGGAGGCCAAACTCAATCTAAGAATTAGAGCTAACTGGCCTCGTGTGATTCGTCTCACAGATGTACTACATCAACAGAATTGGTTAATGAGGAACAGATCAGTGCAGGTTGGAGCGCTCAGCAGCAAGAACCACTAGAGTAGACTGGGCGGCAGCAGGTGGTCTGGCAACAGCTGGGGCGgcagcagctggacacacagcagcTGGGTCGGAAGTACTGGGTTCTGCAACAGGTGGTCTGGTAGCAGCTGGGGCGgcagcaggtgggctggcagcACACAGACTGGCAGCACTGGGGCCTGCAACAGCTGGACACACAGCAGGTGGGGCGGCAGCAGCTGGAGAGACAGCAGCTAGGGCGACAGCAGGTGGACACACAGCAGGTGGGGCGgcagcaggtgggctggcagcACAGGGACTGGCAGCACTGGGGCCTACAAcagctggacacacagcagctggggcggcagcagctggacacacagcagcTAGGGCGACAGCAGGTGGACACACAGCAGGTGGGGCGgcagcaggtgggctggcagcACTGGGGCCTACAAcagctggacacacagcagctggggcggcagcaggtgggctggcagcACAGGGACTGGCAGCACTGGGGCCTGCAGCAGCTGGGGCGGCAGCAGGTCTCTTGGCCACAGCTCTGCTCAGAGCAGACAGAGCCACAACAGGAGCTGACCATGGTGTCAGAGGGTGGAGTTTCTACGTGGGTTTCTGGGAAGGTTGGTTTGGGAGGTCTGGAGGTCTTTCTACCCCAGGTGCCCTTTTATACCCTGCTCAGGTGCAGCTGTCACTAGATGCCCACTTTTTCCTTGTTATTGTTTTTCCTGATAATAGCTAGTTAACCAAATTAGGCAAGTTCGTTTCCCTGGTTAATTTTTCACATGGATGGAAAACATTTCCCTTCCTGCTGTGCATTTCCTCCATCAGCTCTTCCTGAATCGCCTCTGGGTCCTTCTTTCTTGGGCGTCCTCAAGAGAGCCACCGCACGACGTTCTGTGGGTAGCTACGTGCTGTGAGCTTCAGTCTCATTTGCGCACACTTCATGTTGGCTGTGGCGCGATGATGCTTCTGATAGGCCCAGAATTCTTTCTGGTGACTCAGGAAGGTAAAGCTGTGTTTTACTCTATGGCTCTTTCGTTATTGGTTAGATGGTTAAATCtaagtactttattccttttcatgCTATTATAATAggattgttttctttcctgttttacCAAATGTTTTCATTACAGTCTTCAAGGTTTTTGTTACATATAACCAAGTCATCTGTAAACACagacaattttacttcttctgtttcaatttggatgctttttatttccttttcttgctggTTGCTCTGGCTGGGAgatccagtactatgttgaataaaagtagtGAAAGCGGGCAAACTTTGTCTTGCTGTTTTTAGAGGAAAGGGTTTTAGCTTTTCATTGAGGATAATGTTAGCAGTACGTTTGTTATCAATAGCTTCTATTGTTTCGAGGCATCTTCTTtgttctgagttttctttttttttttattaaatcatagctgaacTTCCTCAAATGCTTTTCTTGCttctattaaaatgatcatatggtttttgcccttcattcttttaatgtggtgtatcacatttattaatttgtggATATTTAATCAATCTTGTAATTCAGTAATAAATTTCACTGGATTGAAACATAGTATTTTTTTcgatgtgtttttaatttggcttactaatattttgttgaggttttttttattgttggggattcattgagggtatgatAAACCAGGTTacaaatgattgcatttgttaggcaaagtccctcttgcaatcatgtcttgccccccaaaggtgtgtcacacaccaaggccccaccccctccctccttccctctctccgctcttcctttctccacccctccctccttctttctctctccttttcccctccccccaccatgtccttaattgtcattaattttttttttattgttgagaatttttgtgtccaTGTTCATcaggcaattttcttttcttattgtccTTAACTGGTTTTGTTCTGAGGGTAATGCTGGCGTCCTAAACAACGTTTACAAAAGTTATCTAGTCTTCAAAATTTCAAAAGTGTGTGAGAAGATCTGGCATTAATCTTTCTTTAATCACTTGGTAAAATTCCccctgtgaagccatctgggcctaggttttttgttttattggagGTTTTTTATTGCTAGTTCATTCCTTTAATTCATTTTTGGTCTGtttggattttctatttcttcatgactcACTCTTGGGTAAATTAATTGTTTCTGGGAACTCATCCCTTCCCTCTCAGTTATCCAAACGTTGCCTTGTAATTACTCTTAGCAGTCTTTTACGATCCTTTGTGTTTCTGTAGTgtcgtttatttattttatttgagtcttcACTCTGTTTCTCAAGGTTAATCTAGCTAAACATCTgtcaattttacttattttttctaaagtGCCCTCAGTTCAGTTATCTTTCCTATCGTTTTTCTAtgctctcttatttatttatgctctattctttatttccttccttctactaAATTtgggcttcatttttttctctagttctttgaggtttaaatttgaatattatttgagacttttatttttcatgtaaacatttattgctataaacctttttcttaaaattgcttTTACTGAATTGTATAAATTTTGGTAAGTTGTGTTTTTAGATTCAtttgtctcaagatatttttctatttccccttttaatttcttcttttaaccaCTGGTTGTTTAagaatgtgttgtttaatttccacctTTTTTATTCTCCAATTTTCCTCTTGTTTTGAATTTCAAGTTGCATATAGTTAttgttggaaaaaatatttactatgattTTAATcctcttaaatttgttaagacttgtgcTGTAGTTTAATCTATTACCTATTTTAGAGAAGATTTCATGAGCacttgagaagaatatatattctgttcCCGTTGGATGGAATATTGTATATATGTCTGTTAGGTCTATGTGATTGTTTAAATTCactgttttcttattgattttctgccTGGATGATCTGTCCATTTTTGGAAATAAAGTACTGAAGTCCTTTACTATTATTGCattgtcatttatttctcttttcagtcatatattttgtatatataggcaattctgtatatacatataacaaaggggccaaaaaaatgtataaacattttaaggaaggaaaaaaattgtattaaatttgtatgtatgtttgacttttgcaattagaAGAGTTGCTCAATGAGACTTGAATTCATCTTTTATTaccagtatatattattacaattttaatagttttttcctttcttaaaatgtatatatatatatatacacagtccTGTTAGtttgtacatttatatattatatatattcagtTCTGTTATATTCATAGATGCTCCCATGTTGGATCCATAAATATTTACCAGTATATTGTTATATCTCCCTGATGAACTGatctctttatcattatataatgaccttctttgtctcctCTGATAGTTTTGGACTTAAAGTCTACTTTGCTTAATACATATATAGCCACCTCTGCTCTCTTTGGGTTACCGTTTTACATAaaacatgaaatatatttttctacctCTTCACTTTCAGCCTATGTGTGTTCTTAAAGGTAAAGTGAGTCTTTTGTAGATAGCACATTGTTTGGTCTTGCCTTTTATCCATGCAACCACTCTTTTATTTTGAGTGtagaattcaatccattgacattctAGGTAATTATTGATAGCTAAGGACTTAACACTGCCATTTTATTGATTGGTGTTTGGTtgttttattgatattttgtttgtatgtttcttcctggctgtctTCCTTTGTGAGGTGATGACTTTTTGCAATGGTGAACTTTGATTCCTTTGTCTTAATCTTTCATATGTCtactacaggtttttttttttgtggttatgaGCTTTACATAGAATTATAGttataaaattccattttaagaTGATAACAAATTAACTTCAATAGCATACAAAAATTCTCTACTTTTAGATGATTGGtattataatttatatctttttatattgtgtatcaaataacaaattattgtagctatagttatttttaatgtgtttactttttaatttttatacttgaACTGAAAGTGCTTTATACATTATAAACACAATAACATAGAATTCTTACTTTGACTATATATTTACTTTATGATAACCTTAACAAGTGGAAATTGTGGAGAGAAGCCATCCTAGGCCAAACAAGTTTAAGTAATATGTCCAAGTTCATAGTCAGTGTGCAGTGCGGTCAGAATTCAGCCTGGACTCTGTCTAGCTTCTGGTCCATGGACTATACACTGAGCTTCCTCCATTTAAGTTGgtttaaataaattcatgaatGTAGTTTATTGagtctcttttgtttctttgtttctttggggGTGTTACTATCCATAGCTCTCAAGTTGTGTGTGTTAGGTTCAAAGGTACAGAAATAGGACAAATTCTCTTATTTCTGCTGAGAGTGAAttcatgttttgaaaaaaatgtcattggagAATGCCAGTTTAATTTTTCACTTATGTAGTCCCTGAAAACACATACTGCTGTGCtacacagaaaaagagagaaatatttctaTACCATTGcattaataagaaataaagagaTATGAGGAATTTTTGTGCCTTTCAATGCTAAGAAGTTTTATTGGGGAACATCAAACAAttctatatgaaaatatattccacagaaaaacattagaaagaaaaacatcagaagGGGAACATTTGAGGactctggtattttttttctttttcttttttattttttgagacagaatatcattttattgcccttggtagagtgttgtggtgtcacagctcacagccaacctcaaactcttgggcttaagcaattctcttgtctcagcctcccaagtagctgagattacaggtgcccgccataacacctgtctatttttagagatgagatcttgctctggctcaggctggtttcaaacctgtgagctcagggaatccacccaccacagcctcccagagaactaggattacaggtgagacaccatgcctgccCAACTCTGGTATTTTGATTCTAAATCaggaatttttaaattagttGAGACAGAATATTACTATAAATTCTGACTCAATAGTAATTAATGGTttctataaaggaaataaataatatagagaCCAGGGTTTTCAGATCAGGCCATGTTCATGTCCTCAGGAAGTCTCTG is a window of Nycticebus coucang isolate mNycCou1 chromosome 18, mNycCou1.pri, whole genome shotgun sequence DNA encoding:
- the LOC128570499 gene encoding keratin-associated protein 4-2-like — translated: MVSSCCGSVCSEQSCGQETCCRPSCCRPQCCQSLCCQPTCCRPSCCVSSCCRPQCCQPTCCRPTCCVSTCCRPSCCVSSCCRPSCCVSSCCRPQCCQSLCCQPTCCRPTCCVSTCCRPSCCLSSCCRPTCCVSSCCRPQCCQSVCCQPTCCRPSCYQTTCCRTQYFRPSCCVSSCCRPSCCQTTCCRPVYSSGSCC